The nucleotide sequence ATTGGAGGAAGGGGAAGGGTAGGTGATTTGAGGGGCTTGTGGTTAGTTGGGTTGAGGTGCTTGCCTTTGATGAGGCGGTTGGTAGGTTTGGTAGTTTCTTCCTTAGTTTGGTTGTTGATATGGAGGGTTTTGTGAGTATCGATTTTAtggattgttgttgttccacctttgatttcctCCATTGTCCCTACCTCCTTGGTTATAATTATCCcaccatccttggttggaattgtcttgccAACCATGATTATAGTTGTTACCCCCTTGATTGTAATTGCCTCATTGTTGAGGATATCCTTGATTGTAGTTGCTTCCTTGTTGAGGATATCCTTGGTTGGGATGGTTGTAGTAGGCATTAGTAGCCACTATGGTGTTGTCCTCTTGGAGGCTCGGACATTCATCCGTGTAATGGGATTAGCAAGAGCAAATACCGCACACTCTTTGGGAAACCAATTGTTGACTTTGTTGTTGATGAGgaggttgaggttgttgttgatgaagtggaggttgttgttgatttatttggagttgctttagaataCATGTCATCTTGCCCAAAGTTTTAGTAAGGGCAGCGGTCTCACCACTAAAATAAACTTTATTTACGGCTCTAGGATGATTGTTCCTTTGTCTAGCATGTAAGGTGGACTCGGCCAAATcggtgatcaattgccatgcctcttCTACCATTCTATATTTTGTCAAGGAACCATTGCTTGAAGCATCTAGAAGGATCTTGTCTTGCGGTTTCATTCCTTGGcaaaaatagctaatcaacattagagtgtcaatcatatggttggGGTATGAGTCAAGAAGCTTTCGGAACCGTTTCTAATACTCATATAGAGTTTCCAATTCACCTTggacaatgcatgaaatttctttCCGTAACTTATCGATCACCGCCGCAGGAAAGAATTTGTCTAAGAACTCCcttctaagcaagtcccaatcgCTAACAATCTCACTGGGCAAAGAATAGAACCACTCATTTGCTCTTCCTTCgaaagagaaaggaaaagcaTACAACCAAACTGCAACTTCACTAGAGCCTTCCCGCCTAGTAGTAGAACATACACCTTGGAAGTCCTTAAggtgtctaataggatcttgAGCGGGAAGTCCTTGGTACTTAGGAAGAAGATTGATCAAAGCAGTTTTGAGCTCAAAATTAGCATTCAAGTCCAGATGGCGCACTTGAGTAGGTTGAAGAACATAGTCCGGAGCACCGGCTTCCTTAAGAGTGACTCGTCTTGGAGTGGCCATAGTGTCCGTACTTAGATCAATAGAAGAGTTATTAGTAGGGGTGAGAATTTGAATTCCTATCATCATAAtctccatcaattgtgacaataattacttattgcttcacttagtcaacctctaactataaaAAAAAGTCAAGTGAGGGTAATCAATTTGAGTTCACAGGTCCTAGTCAAACCCTaggaaagtctagctttagtgacatgcaaatcaattagcaatttccaattgataatcaacaaaggacattaataattcaagtgtctccaatatctcaacccccaagccaagaatgaaaagtctactccatagctaaagtTGACATTTTCTCTAGAGAAGAAACTTCaaatcaaagatatccactacaagagattaacaacaatcaaacaattgacaacaataaacataaaattcctcaatgcattaatggaaatcaaagtaacaagatcCAATTATAAGATCCAAAGTAAATTGAGCAACAAGAACACTAAATTGAGAATAGAAGAATTAGATCTACATCTTGAAGCAATGTAGAATTGAATtgacaatagatctcaccaatGGATCCAAGAGAATTCCAAATTGAGAAGCAAAAGCCTAGAGAGAagctagagtttctctctctaaaaatgtaacttccaaaaccaactaaaaatatctaaaagTGTGAATGAATGTCAATTCCCTCATCCCTTGGTCCTCTTAAGCCTTTTTGCGCCAAAGTTGGTTTAGATTGGGCCCCACAGCCTCTGTGAATTCGCCAAGCACgatttcacttaaaaatcacgtgcgagcaccgacgcgtacgcgtacagcatgtGTGTGCGTCCCTTGAGTTTTACGACCCACGCGCATGTGTAAATCATGCTCGCACGTCCATGACGTTCTTGCCCAACCATGTGAATGCGCCGGCTTCTAGCCTTGGCTTCTTCGCGCCGATCCTAGCAGcaagcatccacgcgtacgcgtaaggcacgcgtatgcgtcactgctcaagctccaaagctctattttccatgctccttccatttatgcatgcttccttcctctcttctaggccatccttgccctataaactctgaaatcacttaacaaacagatcacggtatcgaatggtaatagaagaggattaaaatatggcataTTTAgtgtaaaagaagcatgttttcaactatgaagtaaaattgggaaggaaacacaaaaccatgcattatgtatgaataagtgtgataGAAAATTGATAAAACCCCCATAatccatacaagataaaccctaaaaatgaggtttatcaaagaaaaggggaaaataatttttatacaaggcacttaaaggcaaaacgctgggggcaaattctgggcttctcaggcccaaatccaactcacttcTAAAGCTAttaaacccaaggattgaagagtgATGAGACACTTAGACATCTAGTTAGTTAGagtttagttttatcatgctttagttagtttctagagagagaagctctctcttctctctagaattaggattaggttaatctcttcttaGATCTTGGCTTTAATTCTTGTATTCATATactttccttttcaatttcttgttgctacCTCTTGTTCTTTAACTCTTTTGTTGTGATCTCCTTTATTTTGTATACTTTATTGTTGATAcactcttgttccttttattttcctttaatgcaatttgaggtaattcatgtcaatTGTGCGTTCTTTgattattgttgttaattctttgcaattagtagttgttagattttattcttgttgtcaatttatcatgctttccttttatgccttccaagtgtttgacaaaatacttggaaggatgtttgagtagaattttatgttcttggcttgagatggtaacttaggaactcttgagttactaatgtccaagtaattgataatTGGTAGCCATTGAttctagctctcattaattcaattagtgaatagctaggacttatggacttggattgatatagcttatttgactttcctttacttgttagaggatgacttaatgggattaatccttgcaattatcatattgtggttagtgataaggatagagatccttgaccaccaaaccttgccaagacctttttatcatttgaatttcattgtcatttacttttcttgtttcttatccaaaaccccaaaatatacatgtccataaccaataacaagagcactaccctacaattcctttgagagatgacctgaggtttaaatacttcggttattagttttattaggggttcgtatttgtgacaaacaaatgtttGAATGAAGGAATTGTTTGTTGTTTTGATGAGAGATTTCTTGCAGGTATAGAATTCATTAATGAAATTttgtcgtgagtatagtctaaaccgacaagCAATTCTGCAACAAACAAAGATATTATGTCACTACAATCcaaaatcaataaccgagagtattagtcctgagtcgttctccctaggagttgctcTAAGATTCACATCATTGGTTAGAAGTTGTCTTGGTATTTTGGAGTTTAATGCAAGAAAGAAACAAGCTAATAGTGTGAATGACAATCAAGCAatgtaaaagccttggctaggggtgagaattggaattcctatcatcATAATCTCCATCAATTGTGATAATAATTAGTTATTACTTCACTTattcaacctctaactatgaaggaaagtcaagtgagggtaatcaatttgagttcacaagtcctagtcaaatcctaggaaagtctagctttagtgacattcaaatcaattagcaatttctaaTTGATAATCAACAAAAGACATTGATAATTCAAATGTCTCCAATATCTCaacccccaagccaagaatgaaaagtttactccatagctaaagttgacattttctcaaacacttggagagCAAGAGTGAAAGGCATTGTAAAATTGAGAAGAAACTTCaaatcaaagatatccactacaagagattaacaacaatcaaacaattgacaacaatgaacataaaattcctcaatgcattaatggaaatcaaagtaacaagatcCAAATCTAAGATCTAAAGTAAATTGAGCAATAAGAACactaaattgagagtagaagaattTGATCTACAACTTGAAGCAATGTAAAATTGAATtgacaatagatctcaccaatGGATCCAAGAGAATTCCAAATTGAGAAGCAAAAACCTAGAGAAAagctagagtttctctctctaaagaTCTCCCATTATGTGCTTCCAAGCACCCACGGGTCATCTATCACTGCGGAGCTAGCCCTATTAGTTTAATGCATACTTACAGAGAAGCCAGTCAACATCCCTCTCCTCATCTGACAAGCCATGGGTCGTGTCCATACTAGGGGAATCCTACCCTTCCCTGATTTGGTGACCGAGTTAATTGCTACTACCGGTGTCCCTCAGGAAGCTAAGGACCGGAAAGCACTGATTCCGATGGAGGGCGATGTCGTCCCAACCGGAAGATATCTCAAGCCTCCGACGGACACCAGGAACCTTGACATAGCTATTCCCGTGGGCATCCCCACCACTTCGTCCGCACCACCTAAATCATCCCACCAACTGCTTGAGAATCTCCATAAGAAGATGGACCGATATGAACGGCGGAACCAACGCCGGTTTGCTTACGTGAAGAAGCTTCTGAGTTTTGTGACACCACCTATGGAGGAACCGGTGAtcttcacatccacctcaaacttAAGTGAAGAtagctgttcataccctgggtcgagctatccgacccgggatatttagcgacaaggcgaccgacctcttcaggtcaggacccccgacctcttctttaaaagagttcggccaattCGACATGAAGGGCCCAAACAGGCCCAaatgaagggacacagcccaatctaaaggcagttaaagcctagaaagataagggcggcaccccagaagataagatgacctcgcttaaagataaagataagataactaacttatcttatctagaaaggtcagcctacactactataaatacactggagcacccaggtataactcatactctaattctactaaaaacctgcttaatacccttgctaacttaagaatCGGAGTCCATTGCAGGTACCCACCACTCTCCGGTGACAAAAGATCAGTAGCGCACCCAGCCAACAAGTCGGGTACGACAGCTCCGGttgccacccaccagccggacacgtcatctctgaccggtacagaagatctcattcgagatcgacctacagtttcaggtagccctcggaacattggcgccgttgccggggaatctggaagtcatcccatcaccatggcggacgaccatgacaacgaccacgatttggatctggaagatagaacgccgcacaagaacgcagacactacaccaaaagatactcctcaacctaacaaaaacaACGATTCATCAACTGTGGGAGCCATGGAGgaacttcaagatcgcttaaagcaactcgaaaaagaggcaAAACATCAATGCGAAGCTGAGAAAAATATACAAAGGGAAATAAGACGACGCTGGGAATCggaggacaaactcctaaaaaTCGAAGGcgatctcaaggccaaagctAATCAATCTTCTCATGAGGATAGTGATGATCGTGACTCTCGGcggtttagaatttatctaatgaGGTCTCGTtgttaagtatagtttctaaaccaaccaatagtcctttcatacaaaaatttatgttgtcacaagtaacaaaccccaatgaaaatttatcggagtatttggactccgggtcgtctccctaggaaccaatggagtgcatgcgtattggctatgatggggtaaaaagGGGGTTTTATTTATAAGATGGCAAGGAAGTAGACTgagtgagtaagtaaagaaagcaaaacaaAGAACTCTTGActaagacttgggtacttgagatcaccatcctagttaacaaaccaattattgacaattatgagaggccaacccattaagtttacttctcgaagccttaagtacgtaacatttactcctagacaTGAAGTATGTCAAAcaggcttgatcacatccacccataagtcctaacctacctaccaattggcttagtagtgggttagcgtcaatgggcttcaaattgatcacacagggttctcaaattaccaaattCATTATATCCAAAA is from Arachis ipaensis cultivar K30076 chromosome B01, Araip1.1, whole genome shotgun sequence and encodes:
- the LOC107605151 gene encoding uncharacterized protein LOC107605151; amino-acid sequence: MATPRRVTLKEAGAPDYVLQPTQVRHLDLNANFELKTALINLLPKYQGLPAQDPIRHLKDFQGVCSTTRREGSSEVAVWLYAFPFSFEGRANEWFYSLPSEIVSDWDLLRREFLDKFFPAAVIDKLRKEISCIVQGELETLYEY